In the genome of Nonomuraea sp. NBC_00507, the window GCCGCGCCCAGGATCCGGAACCGGTCCGCGTACGTGTTGCGCAGGTCCCGCCGGACCGCCCGCAGCACCTGCGGGTCGTCGTCGACGGCGAGGATCACCGGCTTGGGCGCGTGGTTCTCGGTCCTGTCCATGCTGACTCCTTCGCGGGGAGCGCCAGAACCCATGGGCTCGCTCATTTCCTCATTCCTCATGAGAGTCGGAGAGGCTCCTGGATGCCTTCGGGACGGTTCACGTCACGCTTACATCGCCTCCAGAACCACCTCGTCGACGTAACACCACGCCCAGTCCTCACCCGGTTCGACGGAGGCGGCGATAGGGTGACTCGTCGCCCGGTAGTGCTTGGTGGCGTGCCGGTTCCGGGAGGAGTCACAACATCCGACGTGGCCACAGCTCAGGCATTTCCGGAGATGTATCCATCCGCTGCCGATCGCCAGACACTCCTCACAACCCGCCGACGTCGGATTCACATCCTTGACCTGGTCCACATGCGTGCACTCCATGCCGACCTCCCTGTTACTCTTTATTCTTGGCACTAACGTGCAGAATCTTAGGCAGAACCAGGGGCCGCTTCGGGCGGAGTTGACTTACTTATGCGAATTCGCGCCCAACCTGACTTCCCGCTTCACCCTCCTGGATTTGGGCGTGTGGAGTGACCCCGGCCACTTGCGCCGAGATCACGGGACGGTGACTCACTCGCCTGCTGGTACGCCTTTAGCTCCCACGTTTCGACCGCGATTTCCGGCAAATGACGCGGCGGCCAAACCGACGGTGTTGATCTTGGACGTGGCTCCGCGATCAGCGGCGCGATTGGGCGGTCTCGTCATAGTCTGGATGAAGTGAGCGATTCCAACCTCTTCCTTGCCGACTGCCCGGCCCGCACCACACTCGACATCATCGGCCACACCTGGTCGGTCGTGGTGATCGTCGCCCTGGGCGAGCGTCCGCTACGCCACGGTGAACTGCTGTCCCGCATCGGCGGGATCAGCAAGAAGATGCTCAACCAGACGCTGCGCCGGCTGGGCTCGCACGGCCTGCTGATCCAGGCCAATGGCCGCTACGAACTCACCGATCTGGGCCGTTCGCTGCTCATTCCGGTCCGTGCGCTCGCCTCGTGGGCCGAGACCCATACCGGGGCCCTGCTGG includes:
- a CDS encoding UBP-type zinc finger domain-containing protein, translated to MECTHVDQVKDVNPTSAGCEECLAIGSGWIHLRKCLSCGHVGCCDSSRNRHATKHYRATSHPIAASVEPGEDWAWCYVDEVVLEAM
- a CDS encoding winged helix-turn-helix transcriptional regulator, which produces MSDSNLFLADCPARTTLDIIGHTWSVVVIVALGERPLRHGELLSRIGGISKKMLNQTLRRLGSHGLLIQANGRYELTDLGRSLLIPVRALASWAETHTGALLEAQDRMAGEPIGSHLSPTVDP